The Cuculus canorus isolate bCucCan1 chromosome 38, bCucCan1.pri, whole genome shotgun sequence genome includes a window with the following:
- the MAPK7 gene encoding mitogen-activated protein kinase 7 isoform X1 yields the protein MLRRGPLSLLGVCSLDVTFDVGDEYEVIETIGTGAYGVVSSARRRDTGQAVAIKKIPNAFDVVTNAKRTLRELKILKHFKHDNIIAIKDILKPTVPYGDFRSVYVVLDLMESDLHQIIHSSQPLTLEHVRYFLYQLLRGLKYIHSANVLHRDLKPSNLLVNENCELKIGDFGMARGLGSDPDHSKAFLTEYVATRWYRAPELLLSLHRYSRAIDVWSVGCIFAEMLGRRQLFPGRNYIHQLQLIMAVLGTPPPSVMAAIGAQRVRSYLQSLPPRPPVPWRHLFGDAEASALALLERMLRFDPRERLGVAEALRHPFLAKYHDPEDEPECVPAFDFAFDRRVLTKEEIKAAIVAEIEDFHARRDGIRRQIAFAPDRRHDATIAAANVNTTTAASSMADAVWRCADVDMASPGCGAGGDCPMESPRVKAEPGGAAVVAAAAAPKRDGAISDDTKAALKAALLKSALRNKSKEPPCAAPEAPECRKPVTAAERQREREEKRRRRQERAKEREKKQRERERREGRNDGLRGIVLTDDDRHLLERWTKMRDGAPPRPTAPPPPPHTDPNATAIANANAEAWTAPEGWNDAPGGAGATDADVATVTQQLSKSQVEDPLPPVFAGTPKGSGAGYGLGFDLEEFLSQSLDMDGDPKESQGDSAPLSASLLADWLEVHRLSPDALESLQRDLQLPSPMVLADDGPTA from the exons ATGCTGCGCCGCggtcccctctcccttctcgGCGTTTGCTCTCTCGATGTCACTTTCGACGTTGGCGACGAATACGAAGTGATCGAAACCATCGGCACCGGCGCCTACGGCGTCGTCAGCTCTGCGCGGCGCCGCGACACCG GACAGGCGGTGGCCATCAAGAAGATCCCCAACGCCTTCGATGTGGTCACCAACGCCAAACGGACGCTGCGAGAGCTGAAGATCCTCAAACACTTCAAACACGATAACATCATCGCCATCAAAGACATCCTCAAACCCACCGTCCCCTACGGAGACTTCCGCTCCGT CTACGTCGTCCTGGACCTGATGGAGAGCGACCTCCACCAGATCATCCACTCCTCTCAACCCCTCACTTTGGAACACGTCCGCTATTTCCTTTACCAACTCCTCCGCGGCCTCAAATACATCCACTCGGCCAACGTCCTCCACCGCGACCTCAAACCTTCCAACCTTTTGGTCAACGAGAACTGCGAGTTAAAGATCGGCGACTTCGGAATGGCGCGCGGCCTCGGCTCCGATCCCGACCATTCCAAAGCTTTCTTAACGGAATACGTGGCCACGCGCTGGTACCGCGCCCCGgagcttctcctctccctccaccgCTACAGCCGCGCCATCGACGTGTGGTCGGTCGGTTGTATCTTCGCCGAAATGTTGGGAAGGCGCCAACTTTTTCCCGGTCGGAATTATATCCATCAACTCCAACTCATTATGGCCGTCCTGGGGACACCGCCGCCTTCCGTCATGGCGGCCATCGGCGCCCAAAGGGTGAGGTCTTACTTACAGAGCCTTCCGCCGCGACCGCCCGTACCGTGGCGCCACCTTTTCGGCGACGCCGAAGCGTCGGCGTTGGCGTTGTTGGAACGGATGTTGAGGTTCGATCCTCGCGAACGCCTCGGTGTCGCCGAAGCCCTTCGCCACCCCTTTTTGGCCAAATACCACGATCCGGAAGATGAACCGGAATGCGTTCCGGCCTTCGATTTCGCTTTCGACCGCCGCGTTCTCACCAAAGAGGAGATCAAAGCCGCCATCGTGGCCGAGATCGAGGACTTCCACGCCCGACGCGACGGTATCCGGCGTCAAATCGCCTTCGCGCCCGACCGCCGCCATGATGCCACCATCGCCGCGGCGAACGTCAACACCACCACCGCCGCCTCCTCGATGGCCGACGCCGTTTGGCGTTGCGCCGATGTGGATATGGCGAGTCCCGGCTGCGGCGCTGGTGGCGATTGTCCTATGGAGTCTCCGCGGGTGAAGGCGGAACCGGGAGGAGCGGCggtggtggcggcggcggcggcgcccaAACGCGACGGCGCTATCTCGGACGACACCAAAGCGGCGCTGAAAGCGGCGCTGCTCAAATCGGCGCTGAGGAATAAAAGCAAAG AGCCCCCGTGTGCGGCTCCGGAGGCTCCGGAATGCCGGAAGCCGGTGACGGCAGCGGAACGCCAACGTGAACGGGAGGAGaagcgccgccgccgccaggAACGGGCGAAGGAACGGGAGAAGAAGCAACGGGAACGCGAGCGCCGGGAGGGACGCAATGATGGCCTCCGCGGCATCGTCCTCACCGACGACGACCGCCACCTCCTGGAGCGATGGACCAAAATGAGAGACGGAGCCCCACCGCGACCCacggcgccgccgccgccgccccacACGGACCCCAACGCCACCGCCATCGCCAACGCCAACGCCGAGGCCTGGACGGCGCCCGAGGGGTGGAACGACGCTCCGGGCGGCGCCGGAGCCACCGACGCCGACGTGGCCACCGTCACCCAACAGCTCTCCAAGTCccag GTGGAGGACCCTTTGCCGCCGGTCTTCGCGGGGACCCCCAAAGGCAGCGGCGCCGGATACGGCCTCGGCTTCGACCTCGAGGAGTTCCTCTCTCAGTCCCTCGACATGGACGGAGACCCCAAGGAGAG TCAGGGCGATTCGGCGCCGCTGTCGGCGTCGCTCTTGGCCGATTGGCTCGAGGTTCACCGCCTCAGCCCCGACGCCCTCGAGAGCCTTCAGCGCGACCTCCAACTGCCCTCGCCCATGGTCCTGGCCGACGACGGACCCACGGCGTGA
- the MAPK7 gene encoding mitogen-activated protein kinase 7 isoform X2 has translation MESDLHQIIHSSQPLTLEHVRYFLYQLLRGLKYIHSANVLHRDLKPSNLLVNENCELKIGDFGMARGLGSDPDHSKAFLTEYVATRWYRAPELLLSLHRYSRAIDVWSVGCIFAEMLGRRQLFPGRNYIHQLQLIMAVLGTPPPSVMAAIGAQRVRSYLQSLPPRPPVPWRHLFGDAEASALALLERMLRFDPRERLGVAEALRHPFLAKYHDPEDEPECVPAFDFAFDRRVLTKEEIKAAIVAEIEDFHARRDGIRRQIAFAPDRRHDATIAAANVNTTTAASSMADAVWRCADVDMASPGCGAGGDCPMESPRVKAEPGGAAVVAAAAAPKRDGAISDDTKAALKAALLKSALRNKSKEPPCAAPEAPECRKPVTAAERQREREEKRRRRQERAKEREKKQRERERREGRNDGLRGIVLTDDDRHLLERWTKMRDGAPPRPTAPPPPPHTDPNATAIANANAEAWTAPEGWNDAPGGAGATDADVATVTQQLSKSQVEDPLPPVFAGTPKGSGAGYGLGFDLEEFLSQSLDMDGDPKESQGDSAPLSASLLADWLEVHRLSPDALESLQRDLQLPSPMVLADDGPTA, from the exons ATGGAGAGCGACCTCCACCAGATCATCCACTCCTCTCAACCCCTCACTTTGGAACACGTCCGCTATTTCCTTTACCAACTCCTCCGCGGCCTCAAATACATCCACTCGGCCAACGTCCTCCACCGCGACCTCAAACCTTCCAACCTTTTGGTCAACGAGAACTGCGAGTTAAAGATCGGCGACTTCGGAATGGCGCGCGGCCTCGGCTCCGATCCCGACCATTCCAAAGCTTTCTTAACGGAATACGTGGCCACGCGCTGGTACCGCGCCCCGgagcttctcctctccctccaccgCTACAGCCGCGCCATCGACGTGTGGTCGGTCGGTTGTATCTTCGCCGAAATGTTGGGAAGGCGCCAACTTTTTCCCGGTCGGAATTATATCCATCAACTCCAACTCATTATGGCCGTCCTGGGGACACCGCCGCCTTCCGTCATGGCGGCCATCGGCGCCCAAAGGGTGAGGTCTTACTTACAGAGCCTTCCGCCGCGACCGCCCGTACCGTGGCGCCACCTTTTCGGCGACGCCGAAGCGTCGGCGTTGGCGTTGTTGGAACGGATGTTGAGGTTCGATCCTCGCGAACGCCTCGGTGTCGCCGAAGCCCTTCGCCACCCCTTTTTGGCCAAATACCACGATCCGGAAGATGAACCGGAATGCGTTCCGGCCTTCGATTTCGCTTTCGACCGCCGCGTTCTCACCAAAGAGGAGATCAAAGCCGCCATCGTGGCCGAGATCGAGGACTTCCACGCCCGACGCGACGGTATCCGGCGTCAAATCGCCTTCGCGCCCGACCGCCGCCATGATGCCACCATCGCCGCGGCGAACGTCAACACCACCACCGCCGCCTCCTCGATGGCCGACGCCGTTTGGCGTTGCGCCGATGTGGATATGGCGAGTCCCGGCTGCGGCGCTGGTGGCGATTGTCCTATGGAGTCTCCGCGGGTGAAGGCGGAACCGGGAGGAGCGGCggtggtggcggcggcggcggcgcccaAACGCGACGGCGCTATCTCGGACGACACCAAAGCGGCGCTGAAAGCGGCGCTGCTCAAATCGGCGCTGAGGAATAAAAGCAAAG AGCCCCCGTGTGCGGCTCCGGAGGCTCCGGAATGCCGGAAGCCGGTGACGGCAGCGGAACGCCAACGTGAACGGGAGGAGaagcgccgccgccgccaggAACGGGCGAAGGAACGGGAGAAGAAGCAACGGGAACGCGAGCGCCGGGAGGGACGCAATGATGGCCTCCGCGGCATCGTCCTCACCGACGACGACCGCCACCTCCTGGAGCGATGGACCAAAATGAGAGACGGAGCCCCACCGCGACCCacggcgccgccgccgccgccccacACGGACCCCAACGCCACCGCCATCGCCAACGCCAACGCCGAGGCCTGGACGGCGCCCGAGGGGTGGAACGACGCTCCGGGCGGCGCCGGAGCCACCGACGCCGACGTGGCCACCGTCACCCAACAGCTCTCCAAGTCccag GTGGAGGACCCTTTGCCGCCGGTCTTCGCGGGGACCCCCAAAGGCAGCGGCGCCGGATACGGCCTCGGCTTCGACCTCGAGGAGTTCCTCTCTCAGTCCCTCGACATGGACGGAGACCCCAAGGAGAG TCAGGGCGATTCGGCGCCGCTGTCGGCGTCGCTCTTGGCCGATTGGCTCGAGGTTCACCGCCTCAGCCCCGACGCCCTCGAGAGCCTTCAGCGCGACCTCCAACTGCCCTCGCCCATGGTCCTGGCCGACGACGGACCCACGGCGTGA